The Acanthopagrus latus isolate v.2019 chromosome 13, fAcaLat1.1, whole genome shotgun sequence genome contains a region encoding:
- the cchcr1 gene encoding coiled-coil alpha-helical rod protein 1 gives MERHNLGRERLIVPTDFTSPATSGTVQNDLVPPSHFASSVPFAGPHRAVQNPGATPTISWVSPVVASVPSGDPSPTSPWLAISQAQQEILELRKENQRLMMLQGDSIRGRIPVDDLSGPRTRCVERSEQWSRWESEWRQEAEKHKAEAERLKRQVEALKDTAGSHREEMRDRDCTVNRQSHELETMHEELCKAKTELRQIREELIHSSAQKEKISSQLERLKAESSETVTKLRRDLERSEEEARDLALKAEMGRLHSEEEAKKQTIRLSEQLEEMHKKQEVELQQLNASHSAELTAARKTNSELQDRLQSMTSEVLQLKSTLVEVSTERDGLREHLSQMGQAFETQSATLHSLRNYIGQLAPEKGEKERLNDTVERLNKEKAALQMTTELLTVRLNSVNEILALQEEKMVKKISTDPLVKNGCEGLKVLQLWREKVFKLCVQLRSKDIELRGEKDHLLSRVRSMEQQLQQEQHRASLLQHSLDDRIAELDLERVEKETLKQDLVQVHKENSQLKSQNQKAETELKTITEAVHRFSLAFESKVAQVDAAQTKLVTLTQRLTFAKRRVETIQGLIMRRAALQKVQWASKQTEQAADSITNLKTELSLVCEERDKLTQELKRTPELIEKTLADLKEKYESNLRQQQQELEQSWMEVRQAVAGREEAEQSLQQIQAQLEESKYNLEKLCSELLSQQEHSERALQERVSEIKDRCAEELREMEVQVNTAKREHTKAVMTLRQFEREAARKQEEMRKGRHTKREVKKTHLKETEKDKNLLLASVAERGLTSEYTRAHTAALQNFAAPRETPSERSCPVGTKVQLPADEKLLSVLEELHSLSAAVVNSSEDSAEEEGQSDSVGPSTQAVHTADT, from the exons ATGGAGAGACATAACTTGGGAAGAGAAAGGCTCATAGTACCCACGGACTTTACCTCACCGGCGACTTCAG GGACTGTCCAGAACGACCTGGTACCCCCATCGCACTTTGCATCGAGTGTCCCATTTGCTGGACCGCATAGAGCTGTTCAAAACCCCGGGGCAACACCAACTATCTCTTGGGTAAGTCCAGTCGTAGCATCAGTGCCTTCAGGGGATCCCAGTCCTACCAGTCCATGGCTTGCCATCAGTCAGGCCCAGCAGGAAATCTTGGAGCTGAGAAAGGAAAATCAGAGGCTCATGATGTTACAAGGGGACAGCATAAGAGGAAGGATCCCTGTGGATGATCTATCAGGCCCTAGGACAAG ATGTGTAGAGAGAAGTGAGCAGTGGTCCAGATGGGAGTCAGAGTGGCGTCAAGAGGCAGAGAAACATAAGGCAGAAGCTGAGAGGTTGAAGAGGCAGGTGGAAGCCCTGAAGGACACTGCAGGTAGCCACAGGGAagagatgagagacagagactgcACTGTGAACAG acagagccATGAGTTGGAAACAATGCATGAGGAGCTATGCAAGGCTAAAACTGAACTCCGCCAGATCAGAGAAGAGCTCATTCACAGCAGTGCTCAGAAGGAGAAAATAAGCTCACAG ctTGAAAGACTAAAGGCAGAGTCTTCTGAGACAGTTACAAAGCTGAGGAGAGATCTAGAGAGGAGCGAAGAGGAGGCCCGGGACCTCGCTCTGAAAGCTGAAATGGGCAGGTTACACTCTGAGGAGGAGGCCAAAAAGCAGACTATTCGACTGTCAGAACAGCTGGAAGAAATGCACAAGAAGCAGGAGGTTGAG ctgcaACAGCTGAACGCTTCCCACAGTGCAGAGTTGACTGCagcaaggaaaacaaacagtgaactACAGGACAGACTTCAATCAATGACCTCAGAAGTGCTACAGCTAAAAAGCACTCTGGTGGAGGTATCCACTGAGAGAGATGGGCTGAGAGAACATTTAAG CCAAATGGGACAGGCTTTTGAGACACAATCGGCAACGCTGCACAGCCTCAGAAATTACATCGGCCAGCTCGCCccagagaaaggagagaaggagcgaTTAAATGACACTGTTGAG AGGCTGAACAAAGAGAAAGCAGCTCTTCAGATGACAACAGAGCTTTTGACTGTCAGGCTCAACTCTGTGAATGAGATACTCGCCCTGCAAGAAGAGAAAATGGTGAAGAAG ATCTCAACAGACCCACTTGTGAAGAATGGATGTGAGGGACTTAAAGTGCTTCAGCtctggagagagaaagtgttCAAGTTATGCGTCCAGCTTCGCTCGAAGGACATCGAACTAAGAGGAGAGAAGGATCACCTTCTTTCAAGA GTCAGATCCATGGAGCAGCAACtccagcaggagcagcaccgTGCTAGTTTGCTCCAACACAGTCTAGATGACAGGATAGCTGAGCTGGACTTGGAGAGAGTGGAAAAGGAG acattaaaacaggaCTTGGTTCAGGTTCACAAGGAAAACTCCCAACTGAAGTCACAGAATCAGAAAGCAGAGACTGAACTCAAAACTATCACAGAAGCTGTGCACAG GTTCAGTCTGGCATTTGAAAGCAAGGTGGCACAAGTGGATGCAGCTCAAACAAAGCTTGTCACTTTAACCCAGAGGCTAACTTTCGCTAAAAGACGAGTGGAGACAATTCAAG GTTTGATCATGAGGAGGGCTGCTCTGCAGAAAGTTCAGTGGGCCagtaaacagacagaacaagcTGCAGACAG CATCACAAACCTCAAGACGGAGCTTAGTTTGGTGTGTGAAGAGAGAGACAAGCTGACACAGGAGCTCAAAAGAACCCCAGAGCTCATCGAAAAAACTCTGGCtgatctgaaagaaaaat ATGAGAGCAacctgaggcagcagcagcaggagctggagcAAAGCTGGATGGAGGTCCGACAGGCTGTGGCTGGCAGAGAGGAGGCCGAGCAGAGCCTGCAGCAGATCCAGGCCCAGCTGGAGGAAAGCAAATACAACCTGGAGAAACTCTGCTCTGAGCTGCTCAGCCAGCAGGAGCACAGTGAACGAG CCCTGCAGGAGAGAGTGTCTGAGATCAAGGACCGCTGTGCCGAGGagctgagagagatggaggttCAAGTCAATACAGCCAAGAGAGAGCACACTAAAGCAG TTATGACTTTGAGGCAGTTTGAGAGGGAGGCAGCAAGGAAGCAGGAAGAGATGAGAAAAGGTCGACACACGAAGAGGGAAGTCAAGAAGACTCACCTGAAGGAgactgagaaagacaaaaacctACTGCTG GCCAGTGTTGCTGAGAGAGGTCTGACGAGCGAGTACACAAGagctcacacagctgctctgcaaaACTTTGCTGCTCCCAGAGAAACACCTTCAGAGAGGAGCTGCCCTGTGGGAACAAAAGTCCAACTCCCTGCAGATG AGAAACTCCTGTCTGTTTTGGAGGAGCTTCATTCTCTCAGCGCTGCGGTGGTAAACAGCTCCGAGGACTctgcggaggaggagggacagagtGACAGCGTGGGACCATCCACACAGGCAGTCCACACAGCTGATACCTGA